In the Flavobacterium acetivorans genome, one interval contains:
- a CDS encoding MlaE family ABC transporter permease — MNTNFKIIEISKSFLLEIGELSFFASRFFREAFRSPMEFREFLRQCYNMGNRSLLLVAVTGFIIGLVFTLQSRPTLLEFGAVSWMPSMVSISIIREIGPIITALICAGRIGSGIGAELGSMRVTEQIDAMEVSGTNPFKYLVVTRILATTFMLPILVFFGDAIALFGSYLVENVKGNVSFLLYFNKVFNALEFGDLIPATIKTFFFGFAIGLVGCFKGYYCKKGTAGVGLAANSAVVFTSMLLFIIDFIAVFVTDIFYDL; from the coding sequence ATGAATACTAATTTTAAAATAATAGAAATATCCAAATCTTTCTTATTAGAAATTGGCGAACTTTCATTTTTCGCGAGCCGTTTTTTTAGAGAGGCTTTCAGAAGTCCGATGGAGTTTAGAGAATTCCTAAGACAATGTTACAATATGGGAAATCGTTCTTTATTACTTGTAGCTGTAACTGGTTTCATTATTGGTCTGGTTTTTACTTTACAATCGCGTCCCACACTGTTGGAATTTGGAGCAGTTTCTTGGATGCCTTCTATGGTTAGTATTTCTATCATTCGAGAAATAGGCCCCATTATTACTGCCCTAATTTGTGCGGGCCGTATTGGTTCTGGAATTGGTGCTGAGCTAGGTTCCATGCGAGTTACTGAGCAAATTGATGCTATGGAAGTCTCTGGTACAAATCCTTTCAAATATTTAGTGGTTACCCGAATTTTAGCAACCACATTTATGCTTCCTATATTGGTTTTTTTTGGAGATGCTATTGCTCTTTTTGGCTCTTATTTGGTCGAAAATGTCAAAGGAAATGTTTCATTTTTGTTGTATTTCAATAAGGTTTTCAATGCGTTGGAATTTGGTGATTTAATTCCTGCAACAATTAAAACCTTCTTTTTTGGATTCGCCATAGGCTTAGTGGGGTGTTTTAAAGGCTATTATTGTAAAAAAGGCACCGCCGGTGTGGGGCTTGCTGCTAATTCAGCTGTTGTATTCACTTCGATGCTGCTTTTTATTATTGATTTCATTGCCGTTTTTGTGACTGATATATTTTATGATTTATGA
- a CDS encoding ABC transporter ATP-binding protein produces the protein MTTETPNTKAIITIKELKKSYGDHHVLNGFNMVLNEGENLVIMGKSGSGKSVMIKCLVGLEQPDSGSIEVMGENINELNRSALDELRTEIGFLFQGSALYDSMTVRENLEFPLRRHTKKFGVLKDTTPLVMEALENVGLADTINLMPEELSGGMKRRIALARTLILQPKIILYDEPTTGLDPITAKEILILMKSIQQKYNTSSLIITHDVDCARVISNRMILLVDGINYAEGTFKELSSSTDPKIQAFFK, from the coding sequence ATGACTACCGAAACTCCAAATACAAAAGCTATCATAACAATCAAAGAGCTAAAAAAGAGCTATGGAGACCATCATGTTTTGAATGGTTTTAATATGGTTCTAAATGAAGGGGAAAACTTGGTTATTATGGGTAAATCCGGTTCCGGTAAATCCGTTATGATCAAATGTCTGGTAGGACTCGAACAGCCGGATAGTGGCTCGATAGAAGTAATGGGCGAGAATATCAACGAACTCAACCGATCCGCATTGGACGAACTTCGAACTGAAATTGGCTTTCTTTTTCAAGGAAGTGCGCTTTATGATTCGATGACCGTCCGAGAGAATCTGGAATTTCCATTGCGCCGTCACACCAAAAAATTTGGTGTATTAAAAGACACCACTCCGCTAGTGATGGAAGCACTGGAGAACGTAGGCCTAGCCGATACCATTAACCTGATGCCCGAAGAATTATCCGGAGGAATGAAACGCAGGATTGCCCTTGCCAGAACGCTAATTCTGCAACCAAAAATTATCCTCTATGACGAACCTACTACTGGACTAGATCCTATAACCGCCAAAGAAATATTAATCTTAATGAAATCAATCCAGCAAAAATACAATACCTCATCTCTAATTATTACCCATGATGTAGATTGTGCCAGAGTGATTTCGAACAGAATGATTCTACTTGTCGATGGAATTAATTATGCCGAAGGCACTTTTAAAGAGCTATCCTCTTCAACAGATCCTAAAATACAGGCTTTCTTTAAATAA
- a CDS encoding MlaD family protein, whose amino-acid sequence MEKTTSQKIKLGLFVIIGLIIFILAIYFIGDKQKMFGKTNRLETVFNNVNGLQIGNNVRYSGVNVGTVRGIEMINDTNIKVDMIIDKNIFKHIKKDAVATIGSDGLVGSMIINIIPGKGLKPNVELGDVIHSQNRIRTDDILNTLGKTNQNAAILTENLLKITNDINQGKGTVGLLISDIEMARDLKETIHYLKISGKETSLSVSNLNKLISSLDNKNNVIGVVKDTAVAAKIKNIIFNLNQSSTEIDKVIGNLNKTVLNIKDGKGALNYLSNDPNLVQNIDSTMTNINQASKRLNENMEALKHNFFFRGYFRKQEKEKLKEQKK is encoded by the coding sequence ATGGAAAAAACAACATCGCAAAAAATAAAATTGGGTCTTTTTGTTATTATTGGCCTTATCATTTTCATTCTTGCCATTTATTTTATTGGTGATAAACAAAAAATGTTTGGCAAAACAAATCGCTTGGAAACCGTTTTTAACAATGTAAACGGCTTGCAAATAGGTAACAATGTGCGTTACTCCGGGGTAAACGTGGGAACTGTTCGTGGCATTGAAATGATCAATGACACAAACATAAAAGTGGATATGATCATTGATAAAAACATCTTTAAACACATAAAAAAAGATGCCGTAGCGACCATAGGTTCTGATGGATTAGTAGGGAGTATGATCATAAACATTATACCCGGAAAAGGACTAAAACCGAACGTTGAGCTAGGCGATGTAATTCATTCACAAAACCGCATAAGAACTGATGATATTTTAAATACACTTGGTAAAACCAATCAAAATGCGGCTATTCTTACCGAAAATTTACTTAAAATAACAAACGATATCAATCAAGGAAAAGGAACTGTAGGTCTTTTGATAAGTGATATCGAAATGGCTCGAGATTTAAAAGAGACCATACATTATTTAAAAATATCAGGGAAAGAGACCTCTTTATCAGTATCAAATTTAAACAAACTCATCTCTTCTTTGGATAATAAGAATAACGTAATTGGTGTTGTAAAAGATACCGCAGTAGCTGCTAAAATCAAAAATATCATTTTCAATCTAAATCAATCAAGTACCGAAATTGATAAAGTGATTGGGAATCTTAACAAAACTGTTTTGAATATTAAAGACGGCAAAGGTGCCCTCAATTATCTTTCGAATGACCCAAATTTAGTTCAAAATATAGACTCTACAATGACTAACATAAATCAAGCCAGCAAACGACTAAACGAAAATATGGAAGCCTTAAAACACAACTTCTTTTTTAGAGGCTATTTCAGAAAACAAGAAAAAGAAAAATTAAAAGAACAGAAAAAATAA
- a CDS encoding cysteine desulfurase family protein → MKKVYLDNASTTAIRPEVIREMTKVMADDYGNPSSTHSFGRNAKSILELSRKSIAKAINASAQEIIFTSCGTEANNWILRSAVSDLKVKRIITSKIEHHAVLFTIQALQKEFDIQVDYVNLKPNGEIDLTNLVELLSQEHKTLVSLMQVNNEIGTVLDLARVGQICQQYKALFHSDTVQSIGKAVLDLQVLAVDFLVASAHKFHGPKGVGFAFVRKNSGLQPLFYGGEQEKGLRAGTEAVHQLAGMAKALELAYANLETERKYISDLRSYLIESLEVEFPGFSINGNPDGFYNIVNVLLPLSAEKTAMILFHLDMKGIAVSRGSACQSGSIKPSHVLAEMLSAEDLKKPSLRISFSHYNSKEDVDLLVEALKSI, encoded by the coding sequence ATGAAAAAAGTATACCTCGATAATGCCTCTACAACCGCTATTCGTCCCGAAGTTATCAGGGAAATGACAAAAGTAATGGCCGATGATTACGGAAATCCTTCATCTACACATAGTTTTGGACGCAATGCCAAAAGTATTTTGGAGCTTTCCAGAAAATCAATTGCCAAGGCGATCAATGCTTCTGCTCAAGAGATTATTTTTACCTCCTGCGGGACGGAAGCCAATAATTGGATTCTTCGTTCGGCGGTGTCAGATTTGAAGGTAAAACGCATTATTACCAGTAAAATAGAGCATCATGCGGTTTTGTTTACTATTCAAGCTTTGCAAAAAGAATTTGATATTCAAGTGGATTATGTGAACCTTAAGCCAAATGGTGAAATTGACCTCACAAATCTAGTAGAGTTGCTTTCTCAGGAGCATAAAACATTAGTGAGTTTGATGCAGGTAAATAACGAAATTGGAACCGTTCTGGATCTAGCTCGAGTAGGGCAGATATGCCAGCAATACAAGGCTTTATTTCATTCGGATACCGTTCAATCTATTGGAAAAGCAGTATTGGATTTGCAGGTTTTAGCTGTTGATTTTCTGGTTGCCAGTGCTCATAAATTTCATGGACCAAAGGGTGTTGGTTTTGCTTTTGTTCGAAAAAACTCAGGTTTACAGCCTTTATTTTACGGTGGAGAACAGGAAAAAGGATTGCGTGCGGGAACCGAAGCCGTGCATCAGCTAGCGGGAATGGCAAAAGCGCTGGAACTTGCTTATGCTAATTTAGAGACCGAAAGAAAGTATATTTCTGATTTGAGAAGTTATTTGATTGAAAGTCTTGAAGTTGAATTCCCAGGCTTTTCTATCAATGGAAATCCAGATGGATTTTACAACATAGTGAATGTTCTGTTGCCTTTATCAGCCGAAAAAACAGCTATGATTCTATTTCATTTGGATATGAAAGGAATTGCGGTTTCCCGAGGGAGTGCCTGTCAAAGCGGGAGCATCAAGCCTTCTCATGTTTTGGCTGAGATGCTTTCTGCTGAGGATTTAAAAAAACCGAGTCTGCGAATTTCTTTTAGCCATTACAACTCAAAAGAAGATGTTGATTTATTGGTTGAAGCTTTGAAAAGCATTTAA
- a CDS encoding EamA family transporter → MRLNKYYSAAFLAFFIWGFFSLALKPLYNYSSLDILFYRVFFSVITMVLINLVFRKKVIQKDWNYFRNMSAKQKRNVVLLTVGGGVFLSLNWFVFIYVMNNVSVKAASLAYLICPILTTVLAFFILNERLSKWQWLAVLISVLSCVLLSINYFESIFYSLIVAATYAMYLVSQRKNSQMDKFLVLTVQLIFIALVLLPFYPVLSGPVPTEPLFYVCLFAIVLFFTIIPLFLNLYALKGINSSAVGIMIYINPIIGFLLAIFFYNEEVSFLQGFSYFLIFVSVLIFNERVLFTRKIKIAPSEIEGF, encoded by the coding sequence ATGAGACTTAATAAATATTATTCTGCCGCATTTTTGGCTTTTTTTATCTGGGGTTTTTTTAGTTTAGCTTTAAAGCCCTTATACAATTATTCTTCTTTGGATATTTTGTTTTACCGTGTTTTCTTCAGTGTGATTACAATGGTACTGATTAATCTGGTTTTTCGTAAGAAAGTGATCCAGAAAGATTGGAATTATTTTAGAAATATGAGTGCTAAACAGAAACGAAATGTCGTTTTATTGACCGTGGGCGGGGGGGTATTTCTCTCTTTAAACTGGTTTGTATTTATTTACGTAATGAATAATGTGAGTGTAAAAGCCGCTTCATTAGCCTATTTGATTTGTCCAATTTTGACGACTGTTTTGGCCTTTTTTATCTTAAATGAAAGGCTCAGTAAATGGCAATGGTTAGCCGTTTTGATAAGTGTGCTGAGTTGTGTGTTACTGTCCATAAACTATTTTGAGTCTATTTTTTATAGTTTGATTGTCGCAGCAACCTATGCCATGTATTTAGTGAGTCAGCGAAAAAACAGTCAAATGGATAAATTTTTGGTATTGACAGTGCAATTGATTTTTATCGCACTGGTTCTTTTACCGTTTTATCCGGTACTTAGCGGACCAGTTCCTACTGAACCGCTATTTTATGTTTGTCTGTTTGCTATAGTGCTCTTTTTTACAATTATCCCTTTGTTTTTAAATCTCTATGCACTCAAAGGAATTAATTCTTCGGCAGTGGGTATTATGATCTATATCAACCCTATTATTGGGTTTTTATTGGCAATATTTTTTTACAATGAAGAGGTAAGTTTTCTGCAGGGGTTTTCTTATTTTCTAATTTTTGTTTCGGTATTAATTTTTAATGAAAGAGTGCTTTTTACTAGAAAAATAAAAATAGCACCATCAGAAATAGAAGGATTTTAA
- a CDS encoding Smr/MutS family protein: protein MFSKGDRVSVLDEAINGVVLSVKDKEVTIETEEGFVMTFFVNELIKVNVSSNLMDSIKRINIDKVSKEKEIPKPRSFVKERKDKNEISAPEFDLHIEKLVPNKRGMSNYDILTLQSETAKRHIEFAIRNRIPKIVFIHGVGEGILKAELDFLLGRYDNIAFQDANYQKYGLGATEVFIKQNSK, encoded by the coding sequence ATGTTTAGTAAAGGAGATAGGGTTTCAGTACTTGATGAAGCGATCAATGGAGTGGTCTTGTCAGTAAAAGATAAAGAGGTAACAATAGAAACGGAGGAAGGATTTGTGATGACATTTTTTGTCAATGAATTAATTAAAGTAAACGTTTCCAGTAACTTAATGGACTCCATTAAAAGAATTAATATAGATAAGGTTTCGAAGGAAAAAGAGATCCCAAAACCTCGGAGTTTTGTGAAAGAACGCAAAGATAAAAATGAAATATCAGCTCCGGAGTTTGATTTACACATCGAAAAATTGGTTCCCAATAAACGTGGAATGTCTAATTATGATATTCTGACTTTACAATCGGAAACAGCCAAAAGACATATCGAATTTGCCATTCGCAACCGCATCCCTAAGATCGTTTTTATACACGGAGTTGGTGAAGGAATCTTAAAAGCAGAGCTTGATTTTTTGTTAGGGCGTTATGATAATATTGCTTTTCAGGATGCCAATTATCAAAAATATGGTCTAGGTGCAACCGAAGTTTTTATCAAACAAAACAGCAAATAA
- a CDS encoding DUF2752 domain-containing protein, with protein MNLEKYMLPCLSKTLFGIECLGCGFQRALLLLLKGEFAASFQMYPAIFTSLLFLAFIGFHFIYKGVFSQKTIFFIGMLNVIFMIAGYIYKHY; from the coding sequence TTGAATTTAGAAAAATACATGCTCCCTTGTTTGAGTAAAACCCTCTTCGGAATAGAGTGTTTAGGTTGCGGTTTTCAGAGAGCATTATTGTTACTTTTGAAAGGAGAATTTGCTGCCTCTTTTCAAATGTATCCAGCCATTTTCACTTCGTTATTATTCTTGGCTTTTATAGGTTTTCATTTTATTTACAAAGGTGTTTTTTCTCAAAAAACAATTTTCTTCATAGGCATGTTAAATGTAATTTTTATGATTGCGGGTTACATTTACAAACACTATTAA
- a CDS encoding DUF1003 domain-containing protein yields MKKKSTFISDLSRKQFPLIDKVSAKIIRTPILTLIKEDFPDFTSEKFLSVTELNLYRDKYISNYLSQEVDVLSEIETQVAAELKDYDSTVIKIEEEVETRTFGQYVADKVADFGGSWRFIILFGVFILLWILANIYILLNKGFDPYPFILLNLILSCLAALQAPVIMMSQNRQEEKDRERARKDYIINLKSELEIRMLHEKLDNLIKHQQEELIEIQKIQIEMMNDILKRVEK; encoded by the coding sequence ATGAAAAAAAAATCAACTTTTATAAGTGATCTTTCTCGGAAGCAATTTCCATTAATAGATAAGGTTTCGGCCAAAATAATTCGAACACCTATTCTGACTTTGATAAAAGAGGACTTTCCGGATTTTACTTCAGAAAAGTTTTTGTCTGTAACGGAGTTGAATTTATATCGGGACAAATACATTTCGAATTATCTGTCTCAGGAAGTAGATGTTCTTTCGGAAATTGAAACCCAAGTTGCAGCAGAACTCAAAGATTATGATTCTACGGTAATCAAAATTGAGGAAGAAGTCGAAACCAGAACCTTTGGGCAATATGTCGCGGATAAGGTGGCTGATTTTGGAGGGAGTTGGCGGTTTATAATCCTGTTTGGTGTTTTTATTCTTTTATGGATTCTGGCTAATATTTATATTTTGCTCAATAAGGGATTCGATCCCTATCCATTTATTTTATTGAATTTAATCCTGTCCTGTTTAGCAGCCCTTCAGGCTCCGGTTATTATGATGAGTCAAAATCGTCAAGAGGAGAAAGACCGGGAACGAGCAAGAAAGGATTATATTATCAATCTGAAATCAGAACTGGAAATCCGAATGCTTCATGAAAAACTGGATAATTTAATCAAGCACCAACAGGAAGAATTAATAGAAATTCAAAAGATACAAATCGAGATGATGAATGATATTTTGAAGAGAGTCGAAAAGTGA